The genomic segment TTCACCAGCATCGCAGTGATCGGCTGCTGTTATGTACAAAtgtgcagtttttatttttaactttttcacaGAAAACTTTGATCAACTTAATGCCAATCATAAATGAATTATAATTATTAAACATAGTCTGTGTTCAACTGGAGTTATCTTTGAACACCCACAAACTATCACAGCCACCTGTAGGTCCTTTCACCTCCTGCCTGAATAATGCTTTGATGTTAGATCACATcagtacggtggccctgaaggtcaacttcaaaaaaagtcaaaaacagttcagtaaacacaaaaatatttaatgaattGCAATAGTTTTTatattacattaaatgttttcttgcatgtcattacatatttttcttgttgtgaaatatttttgcaGTTGACCTTTAGGCCGCCGTACAGGCCTGTAGCCTTTTTCTTGGTCTGTTTTTTCTCTAACTTGTAAAAACTTTGAATAACTATTAATCATTTAATTAAATGAGgcgacgcctgtgagctggttCAGTCAGTCAACCCTGCACTGTTTTCACTCTTGATTCGTGTCATTATTCAgcatcacctgacaacacctccttcctATTGGCCGTCTCTATAAACTGCTCAATCTCTGCTCTCTGGTCCACTCCTTCATCagcagctctgacctgcaccagtactgcactCTCACTTcgcattttcttttcttttacattgaAAAAATTATAACATTAAAAGCAATGTATTTTAAGCAAGATTAGAAAACAATGCATCAAATAAAaggcatcaaataaaaaaataaaatacatttaaaaaagtgtcctGCCCTATGACCCAAAAATATCCCTTTGTCTGTTTTCCGGGCTGTAATCCATCATTCCCTTTAATACAGAATGTGCAAGTTACCACTTTATCTAAAGAAGGGTGTCTACTAAAGGATGTTTAAACACGACACCAGATGTCACTGTTTCCTGAATTTGAAGCCCTGAAGCTTCAGTTAATTTCCTGCACCAAGAAAACCTTCCAAGGACTTGATCAGCAGTACGTaaacagtgatgtcacagtttacGTACAACCAAGTTCAAAagatttcaaaaagaaaaatgagacaaaaattgttaataataaaactttttctgattgtttttttgtttttttttgttgcagcatCATTGCTCATCCTGTAAAGCAaacattgtttctttttgagCAGTTGTTGTTAAAATTCAGAAATATAATCATTGCTTTTGGAGGGTTCGGTCTCATAGCTCAGAATCTGGTCGTTACGGCTGATGCAAAGCTTGAAGATAAgtccattgtttttttctgatgttgaaaaatgattcAAGTCACTTATTGATCATGAATGCATTTTATATAAACAGTATATATTTATTAGATTCTTTAACTCAGGGTATTTTATACCTAATAGTTTTCATTACAAATCAAATGTGTTCTTATGTTGAATTCATTAAATCTGAATGTTTCCATGAGCtcgtgttctctctctctttgacaaAACATTTATTACACCATCTGAAAGAAATGTTACACATGGATATAGTAAAAATCTTACATAACCTTAATCTGAGTAAGGtctttacctgctttatgtcttgagattacatttgttataaattagcgttatacaaataaagactgattgagaATCTGATTTAGGATATATTTATCTCCACGACTCACACACAAGTTTATATCCCTCTGgacctttattttaaactgaatttgtgctaaaaaaaaatgttgtattattttattaacataATGTAAGAATGATGCAGATGTTTATCAGGATAGTGGGCACCTGCTGACGACAAACAGAAAGACGTGGTGGAACCAGTTCTGACCCAGTCCTCAACCAGCAGAGACTCTGATATTAATGTAGATAGAATGGAAAATTACAAATTCTGGgatatttgaaaaacaaaacagacaaatcttTCAGTAAATCAAGTGGTCTCAAATTGATATTCACCTTGAATCCCCTCGTGAACCCACAAAGAAACTCAACGATAGAAAATGGCACAAAAAATCagcaaaaagaggaaaatatgtcaaactttttttgttgGCATGTATCTCATTTATGAAGAGAAATGGAGATATAATATTCCTAATCTAATCAATCAGAGgttatgctgtaaaaaaaaaagtcaaacccAGCCACCCCTCGGGACCAATGAAACGggactcagagagagagtggagaatgacatgcaggaaaggagccacaggactacagcttccatacatgggacgcacactaaccactgcgccaccagcgcccggATGACTAGAAAGTGGTTTAAGATAAACACCCTCATACTTTGACCGATTTGAAAGATTTCAACGGAAATCAATCAAGACTCCACTGTGGGCATTAATGGGTTAAAAGTTAATGTTAGATCACAGAGCTGCCGTCTCAGTCGtctgtgtttcatagtgtaccaGCTCTCACCTGGTCTGTCAGGGCGGAGACactgtagagagagtgtgtgtgtgtgtgtgtgtgtgtgtgtgtgtgtgtgtgtgtgtgtgtgtgtgtgtgtgtgtgtgtgtgtgtgtgtgtgtgtgtgtgtgtcttatcaGCAAGATGACGCTGATCTCTGCTCTTTAGATAAAGCTCATATGACCAGAAGGTTCAGTCTGCTCTGCGGCTCCTAGTGAAAGAAGAATCTTTtatcatttaccatttaaatcCTGAGCGCACTAAAGAGCAGCCAGAAGAGGATGGCTGGAAGAGAGGACAACCAAAGACACGAAGAGACAGGCGCACAAGAAAAGCCAAACAGGTCAGTTAGAGATCAATCAGCAAACCTAGTTAAGATCATCCTGACAGGTCAAAGCAACATGCAATATGAATATTTCAAATCATACTTAAGAACAGAATATGGAAATTCTAAatgttcatgttgttgtgttctttCAGTTCAGGGCTTCAATCTAGCAGCCAACGTAATGGCGCAAGACAAAAATCACAGCAAGACCTTTATCTTGGATGTCTAACAAAGCAACAGCTGATAATGATATCTGTGGCTGTTGGACTTGTCGTCCTGCTGGTTATCGGTTCTGTCACGGCTGTGGTTTTGATCAGGAAGTCAGGTACGTATTAGCCAGATATTTTATGATACACTATATTTAGCCCTCTTGTTGAATTAAATATCACTAGGGTAGTTTTAAGCAGATGTTGACAGTGGGTCAGTGGTAGAATCGTATATGCCATTCAGAAGGTTTACATGTCAAAGTATTCTATACATTAAACCTCCAATTGTTCTTGATGGCctaaccatcagtgtgtgaatgtgtatgaatggatgagttaatactgatggactctttactcagcagcctctaccatcagtgtgtgaatgtgtatgaatggatgagttaatactgatggactctttactcagcagcctctaccatcagtgtgtgaatgtgtatgaatggatgagttaatactgatggactgtttacacagcagcctctaccatcagtgtgtgaatgtgtatgaatggatgagttaatactgatggactgtttacacagcagtctctaccatcagtgtatgaatggatgagttaatactgatggactctttacacagcagtctctaccatcagtgtgtgaatggatgagttaatactgatggactctttactcagcagcctctaccatcagtgtgtgaatatgtatgaatggatgagttaatactgatggactctttactcagcagcctctaccatcagtgtgtgactggatgagttaatactgatggactctttacacagcagtctctaccatcagtgtgtgaatggatgagttaatactgatggactctttacacagcagtctctaccatcagtgtgtgaatggatgagttaatactgatggactctttactcagcggcctctaccatcagtgtgtgaatgtgtatgaatggatgagttaatactgatggactctttactcagcggcctctaccatcagtgtgtgaatgtgtatgaatggatgagttaatactgatggactctttactcagcggcctctaccatcagtgtgtgaatgtgtatgaatggatgagttaatactgatggactctttactcagcggcctctaccatcagtgtgtgaatgtgtatgaatggatgagttaatactgatggactctttactcagcagcctctaccatcagtgtgtgaatgtgtatgaatggatgagttaatactgatagactctttactcagcagcctctaccatcagtgtatgaatgtggatgtgtgacctgctgtgtaaaaacgctttgagtagtcagaagactagaacagcgctatataagcttaagtccatttaacatttacacaGGATCAAACACTTATCATACTCCACTTGATTAGTCATATTGTAATAACTGTAACATTGATATTTTAATGATATGAATTCCATTGTTCAAAGTTGTGTTTGATCAGGGCTTTTACGGTTCTTGTGATTACATGCACGGTTAATTTTAATGACATAATGCACCACATGTCCATCACAAGGCAACAGCTGTTGTAGATTTTCATGATAGAGAGAACTCAGAGTTAAGTGATCTGTCATCAACTGATACTGATACCAAAGTGGAAAAttgttatgtgtgtgtagtgtttATATGATGGCTTCGTTTAAACATGTCATGCACTCAGTTTCTGAGAGATCATTCTTTCCTAATGTCTAGGTTTATGAAGTTTATGATAATGGACAGCATTAATGTAGCAGCTTATAGTCGTACAACCACTAAAGGCAACACAGGTTAACGTTCAGTAGACTGGACAACAGATCTATCTGTGAGTGGCTGACCCGTCCTACCTCCTGAGTCACAGCTGTTGTTAATGTCTTACATGAACCTGTATTTGTCTCACCAATCAgactcctcagctcctctctcctcatttTCAACTGGTGGAGACATGCTGGACTTCCTGGTTCAGTCGGGTGTTATCAGCAAACAAGATGGCCTCTTGGCGTCCTGGTTTCACAGAGCTAACCGCAAAGAAGAAATGAACAAAGCGCTCACAAGTAAACTCCCTCCcacgtacacacaaacaaatcttGATACTTTGAAGGTGTTGTTAGTCTCAGGACGTCCACTGACTAATGTGTTGACGGTGGATTTTGTGAAGTCAAACATCACCAACTCTGATATGAAGTTTATAAACTGTgtttaacaaaaacatcaagaaaagaaaaagaaaagagacagcAAACCCTAAACGTCCATCTTTCTCCCCCTCAGGCGATTCCATGATTCTGGAGGCCGATGTCACTCTGGAGGGTTATGGAACACCCAATGAGAAGCCAATCCCAATCATGGCCCACCCTCCCGACATATACAGTGACAACACTCTGGACCAATGGTTAAATGCTGTTCTAGCCTCTAGAAAAGGTATGTTTCAGTAtcataaaacagaaatgtgaaagAGAGTCTTCAGAGTTAAAACCCAGCTGTTAAtgttctgtgtctctctgcaggcaTTAAATTGGATTTTAAGTCTCTGGCATCTGTGGGTCATTCATTGGACCTGCTGAGAATGAAGAACAGCAGCAGTGAAATAAACAGACCTGTATGGCTTAATGCTGACATCCTCCGGGGTCCTAATGTACCAGCATTCATGCCTCAAGTCAATGGAACCAGGTAAAAACATGTGTGCATCAGTTCCCTAATAAGCACAAGCTTGAAATGTGCATGCATGAAATTATTATCTGCCATATTGTAACAGTtctatggaagcgattagtgatcagaattcaaatgataaagctaatttgaaaattaaaatacattaaaagaaatgtttttttaattttcagagtatgagtgtattatttgactcaaaaataaaatgatgattaatttatctaatttgaattttagttttcaacttcaaaaatgcacattcattgactaaattaaaatgaggaagaaaatgacatttgctttatcattttcaaaaaatgccccgctaaatttgtgtcataattcaaatgaaaaagctaattttaaaatgaaaatgcagtaacagaaatacattttaattttcagaataaaggtgctttatttgacctatatttaaaatgaatattcagtcatccagtttgcattatacttttactctctatgtatgcatattgtatgacatcattcaaatgaaaacggaaaggtctttggcttttcgttttcaaacttgccgtgctaaaaagtgatcataattcaaaccaacggcgcaggaaagtgacgtcagacttcaaatgaaaatggattttaattttcaaattagctttatcatttgaattctgatcactaatcaCTTCCATATCTAGGAGCCACCAGGAAAGTGTTAGCACCTAGCACAGACAGAGATACATGTGGCACTATGGGAGAGTCTTTGAACCACAGGGATCCATATGGGAGTAACCAGGAAAACGCGTTTCAGGGAACACCAGGCAGCCCGGAGGAGAGCCAGACAAAACCAGGGTTGCAAAGACAGAAGTCGTGGTCAGGGACAGAAAGCTGAGGGGATTTCTGAGattaaaacaaagcaggaaGGCAGACAATGAATCAGTTAAAAAAAGTGCAAGAGAGTCTTGCATGGGATAACAAAGAACAATCTAGAAAAGAGTGAGTGAACATACTGGGTTTGATTGGAGGCAGCTGTTTGCACAGGTGAGCAGAGTTAGTTGATGAGGTAGGAGTAGCTGGCTCTTACTTACATTAAATGTAGGAtagaatatactgtatattatatcAAGcataagcaaataaaaagatggaaaataaacataaatCCAGTGTCCATTTTGTCTTCAACTCACTGCCCCCAATTATTTCCTTTTCCAGATTTCTAGAGTTAATTCAGGAGAAGTTCCAGGATGTGACTTTGTCCCCTGGATGGATGGTAATGTTTGTCCACGGCCTAAAACACTTTTGGTTTGACTGGTAACCTTATCACATGACATTGTttctgattgacaggtggccTATTCTCCCCCACTTTTCACTCAAACCTACACCAGACTCATGGTGGAAGACATGTATGACATGATCAAAGATGTCCCCCAAAAGGTAAGCTTTCAAAAGACGGGCATGAAATAACAAGGTCATGTTGTTTCATTAAAGTTGGGGAgggaaactttttgaaaaacgTGCACGAGTAAGTTAAACAATTTGAAACAACAAACCAGGAGAATGTTTAATCCActccccacaaacacacacaggagctcaCTGCCTCCCTGGTGTTGCAGAGAGGGTTCACTGGACTGTTGGGATGAGGAGCACAGAGGAATAATCCTTCCTATCCTTAACTATGTTACTAAGCATGCCATCTATAGCTAGTGGAAAATTGCAGTTAGTTGTACTGGATACCAGCATAAAAGACAcaacagatacatttttatttatttattgtttattttttacagctaATTTAGCTAATTAGCATCCGTTGTCCCCGGGCaggtaaacaaataataaatagcAGGAAGTACATCATCTAAAATAACAGAATAACAAAAAAGTCAATTTGTGTAACATTacactttataataataatatataatacatatatatacatatatatatacataatatATCAGATTAAATCCATAAATAttaacaaacactgcataaaaCACTATTAAAATCAGCTATTCTCTCAGAAGTGACTGTAACTGTTCTTATCATATCTCACGTGTGTTTTATCACACGTTTCTAAATGCTGGTTCAAGTGAGCATTTGCTTTGATTGAGAAAGCTCTTGTGTTGTCTGTTCACCGTGATGTGTTTTATGTCATGATGCAGCAGATTCACTGTAGCAGGAAGTGAAAGACGTTCCAGCAGTAGAGAGAGTTTGATGTCTGAAGTGACAGATACCTCCACACTTCTCTTTACAGATATAATACAGTCCTGCTGAAGTAACATCAACACTGTACTTATTTCTTCATAGTCATAAGAACAAGATATCAGAGTGAGATGATGCCAGTATCTGATCATTACACCTGTAGTTGATAAGGTATGAATTCTGTAATAAAACATGAAGTACAATTTTCTTCTAGGTGACGTTTCCAGTCCATGCCCTGTTGGTTCAGAGAGGCTGGCAGCACATCAGCTGGCTGCTTAGTCAGTCTCCACGGtaacaaagacattttaaatctaTATCTTAGCAATAACCTTAGATCGATCATAATCATAGTGACCTATGCACAAAGACTTCATATTCATGAATAAACCCTCATGGTCCGGAGGAGGTGCTCAGAGAAGCAGACTGTTGAACATGAAATCAAGGGGGAGGTCTGTTTATACTTTAGatagaggacatattctcccccttctcccccttttcaaacagtcccctgtggtctaaatgaaacatctgtgctgtgctttggtcaaaatataacatgaatcaagcaccagaggaggtttgtgaccctgtataaaccagctctctcagaacgctccgttttggtgtgtatgtctctttaaatgcgagttttcccagtagacatcactcctctgtagaaagaataaaaatggccgacctgcgtTAAAGTTTTactctagtctgggggtggagtccatgggtggagataccaggggaggggatttttttttaccagaatcccattgtgacatcacaaggagagcacatttgaaacagagcatttttctctgtgttgtaagacttatgcagaccacaaacaaaggactggatgtgtttatttcacattgtgaAAATGGATTATTCATAATAAGTCCCCTTTAAGTACTATAATGCTATAGTGCTTGGTGCTTTGTAACACtctgactgttttgttgttgtggtttggtTTCCAGGTTCAGTCTGACGTTGTGGCAGGGTTCAATTCACCCAAACATCAGTGACCTGCTGTTTGTTCGAGACAACTCCTACCCTGCCAGAGTCTACTACGACATCTATGAACCGACGCTGTCTGAATTCAAACAGGCCGCAAGTAAGAAAGGAGCGGTTTGATATCAACCAATGGTGAATGCATGCTAAATGAAGCTAagctaaacaacaaacactgttggtacataaaagctgttttcacatactgcactcctgaacatttctagaaagTCAGGTAGATTGCCACTGAAGTCCTCCTGAGTTGGTGGTTCATACATGAGAGTGTGTGGAAAATCTCTctggggctggcaggaaaagtctgagtaaagtcagagtgaaacattGAAGTGAAGACGCTGGACGAAAGGAGCCCACACTGCTGAACTACACTGtcgtaaacaaaaaaacaaaaaaaatcagttttgatCAGCAGAGAAGAGCAAAAGAAAGCTGGTATCACTCGCTAACTCTTTCTAAGTCTTGAAAGTTAAAAGATTTTCGATAAATGTTCTTCACAGGATTGTATATCTGTCTGTCCACTTTGATTTATGAGATATGTATTCCCCTCTTTGAAATCAAATAATTCTTAAAAATGTGAACTGTTAGGTTTCACacagtttttttaatctcactAAATCAATTTGTGTCTGTCAGTCCAAAACTTTTGAAGCCAAAGTTTCAGAATTTCCTCAAGATGTACCTCACATAAAACcacttcaatcaggagagacaattaaagaaaacatttttataacaaAAGGAAACATGGGAGTGTGTTTGGGCTGATGACATGTTAAACATCTAGTTGTTGCAGTTTCATGTATGAAAAGTGTCCACAGGGCAGCAGGGTCGGGTCAGGAGATTCTATCCTGGAGGAGACCTGATGGACTTCCTCTTTCCTGCTCACACCTCAGACCTCCACTTCATGTCAACAgtcacacaacacaacagtgaggaggtccgctggtttacaGTCAGAGATTTGCCTTCCTTGATGGTCCAGCTTACAGGTACAGGAGCACTTTAAGTATGTTCAACCTTTAAAGGAGGACTAACAATGCACTGATCATTAATAACATTATGACCTCCTGTTCCAATCCAATCTAACAGCTCTACCATAAACTCCActccatttttttcttattttttttgcactttatttttgaaagagaattaaatgttgtgtttgaaacTCAGTTATTCAGTCAAACAAGGAAGAGGTCATCTTTCTATGTGACGCTATGAAGTTTGATATGGCAACACGAACAAATCTGAAGTCACAGtaacaaataaatatcaaacatttacctttgagctgtttgactttAGTTTGTGATCCctaactacttcctgtttctgagctaactgcttcctgtttgcaggacaaaaaaagtataaacagcagaaaaaagagaaaggtctgCACATTGTTCCCGATGAGCACTTGTCGTGTCTACCTTTTCCATCTAGTCTCTAACCCCTGTGCTCTGTGAGTCCAGGTGCTGCTGCTGGTATGTTGGTAGTTCAGGTGTCTTCTGACAGTGAACCAGCTGGAGTCCCTTTGGTGGAAGGTTCTGGAGAGAGCTCCCTCACACTGCAGGTAATTTAACAGCTTGTTTTTAGGCTTTTCTAGTTCTTACATTGATTTCATTTATGCATCACATTGCTGCAGTAACTCGTGTGTTTCAACAGAAAGGTTCAGTTTTTATGGCTGCAAAACCCATTTTAGGATCCAATAATTGGGGAAATGTGCAGGCAGAGGGtcaataatcaatcaatcaatcaaactgtTATTTTACAGCTCGTTATGAACGGATGACTGGCTCACAGCACAGACTTATTGTACTTTAGTGCAACACGTCATTTTCTTACACGGAGCATACATGACCATCCAGACCTTCACATGTGGTGGCCGtacgtctgtacaacacctcacggtTACGGCAGGGGGAAAGCACACAGTGACTCTTGGACtaaatcttcttttttccatttccca from the Labrus bergylta chromosome 4, fLabBer1.1, whole genome shotgun sequence genome contains:
- the fam151a gene encoding protein FAM151A isoform X2, coding for MAGREDNQRHEETGAQEKPNSSGLQSSSQRNGARQKSQQDLYLGCLTKQQLIMISVAVGLVVLLVIGSVTAVVLIRKSDSSAPLSSFSTGGDMLDFLVQSGVISKQDGLLASWFHRANRKEEMNKALTSDSMILEADVTLEGYGTPNEKPIPIMAHPPDIYSDNTLDQWLNAVLASRKGIKLDFKSLASVGHSLDLLRMKNSSSEINRPVWLNADILRGPNVPAFMPQVNGTRFLELIQEKFQDVTLSPGWMVAYSPPLFTQTYTRLMVEDMYDMIKDVPQKVTFPVHALLVQRGWQHISWLLSQSPRFSLTLWQGSIHPNISDLLFVRDNSYPARVYYDIYEPTLSEFKQAARQQGRVRRFYPGGDLMDFLFPAHTSDLHFMSTVTQHNSEEVRWFTVRDLPSLMVQLTGAAAGMLVVQVSSDSEPAGVPLVEGSGESSLTLQDVLLLLGQRAEAPWGVHLRICTQQLLEASLKLLHSAYSREELYRPVWISMEGVQSNTQEFVSTVERLFPYVTLVHQEQNWPPQVPATLSTVSQRVAVHLNTLPHGREGLNSLKKMMDRYDLILEEDTKHPAGAFRDFRRLKTEQRGGRNTNLYMISDPS
- the fam151a gene encoding protein FAM151A isoform X1 — translated: MAGREDNQRHEETGAQEKPNSSGLQSSSQRNGARQKSQQDLYLGCLTKQQLIMISVAVGLVVLLVIGSVTAVVLIRKSDSSAPLSSFSTGGDMLDFLVQSGVISKQDGLLASWFHRANRKEEMNKALTSDSMILEADVTLEGYGTPNEKPIPIMAHPPDIYSDNTLDQWLNAVLASRKGIKLDFKSLASVGHSLDLLRMKNSSSEINRPVWLNADILRGPNVPAFMPQVNGTRFLELIQEKFQDVTLSPGWMVAYSPPLFTQTYTRLMVEDMYDMIKDVPQKVTFPVHALLVQRGWQHISWLLSQSPRFSLTLWQGSIHPNISDLLFVRDNSYPARVYYDIYEPTLSEFKQAARQQGRVRRFYPGGDLMDFLFPAHTSDLHFMSTVTQHNSEEVRWFTVRDLPSLMVQLTGAAAGMLVVQVSSDSEPAGVPLVEGSGESSLTLQDVLLLLGQRAEAPWGVHLRICTQQLLEASLKLLHSAYSREELYRPVWISMEGVQSNTQDKEKWRGLTEFVSTVERLFPYVTLVHQEQNWPPQVPATLSTVSQRVAVHLNTLPHGREGLNSLKKMMDRYDLILEEDTKHPAGAFRDFRRLKTEQRGGRNTNLYMISDPS